Proteins encoded in a region of the Carassius gibelio isolate Cgi1373 ecotype wild population from Czech Republic chromosome B5, carGib1.2-hapl.c, whole genome shotgun sequence genome:
- the LOC127957122 gene encoding dorsal root ganglia homeobox protein — MDKKSSVFTIDRILSADNHRIPSLQESSAPGPCEETPAPESAENGDSMNQTDLRSTCCFCSHCGEILHTAAIWGKRMFAEAHSRESFSHVQRRVRRHRTIFTEEQLDALEDLFRQNQYPDIHTREQLAQRTHLREERVEVWFKNRRAKWRRQKRLPFSLRGPDDWNTVLHSD; from the exons ATGGACAAGAAGAGCTCTGTCTTCACCATCGACCGCATTCTGAGCGCAGACAACCACAGGATCCCCAGCCTGCAGGAGTCTTCGGCCCCGGGGCCCTGCGAGGAGACGCCGGCCCCTGAATCTGCAGAGAATGGAGACTCTATGAATCAGACGGACCTCAGATCGACCTGCTGCTTCTGTTCTCACTGCGGAGAGATTCTGCACACGGCTGCCA TTTGGGGTAAGCGGATGTTTGCAGAAGCTCACAGCAGGGAAAGCTTCAGTCATGTTCAGAGGAGGGTTCGGCGTCACCGCACCATCTTCACAGAAGAGCAGCTGGACGCTCTGGAGGATCTGTTCAGACAGAACCAGTATCCAGACATCCACACCCGCGAGCAGCTGGCCCAGAGAACACACCTGCGCGAGGAGAGAGTCGAG GTGTGGTTTAAGAACCGAAGAGCAAAATGGCGACGACAGAAGCGGCTTCCGTTCAGCCTCCGAGGACCAGACGACTGGAACACAGTCCTTCATAGCGACTGA